The Flaviramulus sp. BrNp1-15 genome includes the window ACATTCTTAAGTATATAGCATCAGACAATAACTTTTTACATAAAAACGATATTATCCAAACAAGCATTAAGCAAACCAAAAAATCAATATTAGCTGAATACAACAGAGAAAAAAAATATTTAAAAGGATTAAAGTTGTTTATTCAAATACTAATTCAGCAAAAATATAAGTTTACTTTTATTAAATTTTATACATATTCATTATTAAAATCTATTAAATAATTTTTAGTTGGAAAACCTCAAAACACATAAAACTATAACCCTAGTACTCACTAATCGTAATCGCGATTTATGCATTGTAAAAAATTGTTTAAACTCAATTGAAAATCAAATTAATCAAGATTTTAATTGCATTTTGGTAGACTATGGCTCAGATGAAGTATATGTTAATGAATTGCAGGAAGTTTTGGCGGAACATTCAAAAATAAATTTCATAAGTTGTAAGGTGTCTGGACAGTTATGGAACAAATGTCGAGCAATAAATATAGCTTTAAAAACATGTGAAACACCTTATTTTCTTGTTGGTGATATAGATTTGTTGTTTCATCCAGAATTTGTAAATATAGCTACCTCCTTAGCAAAACCTAACGAGGTGCATTATTTTCAATATGGTTTCATATCTCAAAATGAATCTTTATTAAATAAAAAATTTGAAGATTATATTGTTGAATTTAAAGGAACCAACGAAGTAACAGGTACAACATTATTTCCAACACGCGTATTAAAACAATTAAATGGTTACGACGAGTTTTATCATGGCTGGGGAGCAGAAGATACCGATATTCATATTAGAATGAAAAATGAAGGTTTGCCAGTTTATTTTTATGATAAAGAGATCTTATTAAAACACCAGTGGCATCCAAAAGCTTACAGAAGCAAATCTAGTACACACCCATTTCATTCACAATTAGAGCGTGTTAATCATGCTTACATGTTAAATACAGAGCAAACCAGCCGTAAACAAGTGAATAAGTTTACAGAATGGGGTAAAATACCAGATGCAAACGCTTATCAAAAATTCTCTAAGCCATCTCATAGATTGTATTTAAAAGCGTCAAACTTGCAATTAAAAGCATTTTTAGCGCAATTAGATAATTTTGAAAATGAGACACTACAATTAACTCTAACCGATTTTTCGGTATTGGTAAAAGCTAAAAATAATATTAAAAAAATTCTGGGTAAAAAAACGATTCCTATTTTAGATTTGGAATCAATTAATAATCTAATTCTAGAAGATATAATAAAGAAACATCGAAATAAACCTTACAATTATAGTTTTAACCGAAAAACAAAAACTATTGTTTTAACCATGTATTGCGAATAATGAGAATAGTAATGGTATCCATACCTACACTGCATTTTTTTCGTTGGGCAGACCAACTTAAAAATTCTGGGCATGAGGTTTTTTGGTTTGATATTTCTGGAATGAGCGATTATGTTGAAAAACTTAATTGGTTAGAACAAAAAATCAATTGGAAATTAAAACATCAATACCCTGGAAGAGTTTTTATAAAAAAAACATATCCTAAATTATATAATTTTATTCAAAGTTATAATGAAAATAAAACCGAAACTATTTTTGAAGAATATTTAAAAGATATTAAACCAGATCTAGTACACAGCTTTGCACTATATGTGTCTTGTACGCCAATTTATGAGGTAATGAAGAAGTATGAAAATATTAAATGGGTGTATTCATCTTGGGGAAGTGATCTCTTCTATTTTCAGAATAATAAAGCATATCTAGATGATATTCAAAGAATCCTACCTAGAATAAATTACCTTTTTACGGATTGTGAACGTGATTAT containing:
- a CDS encoding glycosyltransferase family 2 protein — its product is MENLKTHKTITLVLTNRNRDLCIVKNCLNSIENQINQDFNCILVDYGSDEVYVNELQEVLAEHSKINFISCKVSGQLWNKCRAINIALKTCETPYFLVGDIDLLFHPEFVNIATSLAKPNEVHYFQYGFISQNESLLNKKFEDYIVEFKGTNEVTGTTLFPTRVLKQLNGYDEFYHGWGAEDTDIHIRMKNEGLPVYFYDKEILLKHQWHPKAYRSKSSTHPFHSQLERVNHAYMLNTEQTSRKQVNKFTEWGKIPDANAYQKFSKPSHRLYLKASNLQLKAFLAQLDNFENETLQLTLTDFSVLVKAKNNIKKILGKKTIPILDLESINNLILEDIIKKHRNKPYNYSFNRKTKTIVLTMYCE